A portion of the Chryseobacterium shandongense genome contains these proteins:
- a CDS encoding DUF4844 domain-containing protein, with protein MINKTEQLERLKNAITFESEDFYPGLANEQDKKILKNLFNNIIDEFIAGAESNFNNKDYVNLISKSVIRFDTYNLDTEDREYICTCFEKIMDAVDLKSSEGVLNEWMYGFNL; from the coding sequence ATGATAAATAAGACCGAACAACTCGAGCGCTTAAAAAATGCAATAACATTCGAGTCTGAAGATTTTTATCCTGGTTTAGCTAATGAACAGGATAAGAAAATATTAAAAAATTTATTTAATAATATTATTGATGAATTCATAGCAGGAGCAGAGAGTAATTTTAATAACAAAGATTATGTAAATCTTATATCAAAGAGTGTTATTCGATTCGATACTTATAATCTAGATACTGAAGATCGTGAGTACATATGCACGTGCTTTGAGAAGATTATGGATGCAGTAGATCTAAAAAGTTCTGAAGGAGTTCTAAATGAATGGATGTATGGTTTTAATCTTTAG